From Halorientalis litorea:
AGTGGTTGGCGTTCCGAATCTTCTGGATTTCGACGGCCATCCGCGTCTCGCGCGTCTCCTGTCGGACGTACCGGAGGAAGATGACGGCGTCGGTGAGGTACTCGATGATGCCGTGGCGGGAGGCGAACTCGTGGTCCTCGCTGGCTTCGGAGGTGAGCATCGTCGTGACGCCCGCCTTCTTCAGCGTCCGGGTGAAGTCGTACACCTCTGTCCGGCGTTTCGCCTGGTCGTCGTACATCATCTCCAGCAGCGACACGGAGTCGAGGACGAGCCGGTCGGCCCCGAAATCGCGGATGAGTTCCGGGAGTTCCCCGCGGATGTTCTCCAGACTGTTCGCCATCTCGACGGGGTCTAGGTCGACGACTGCGAGGTGGTCGTCCTCCTCGTAGCGGCGGAACTCCCAGCCGAACTCGTCGGCGGTGTCGAGGATTGCCTCGCGGCTCTGTTCGAGCGTGATGAACACGGCCTTCTCGGGCGGGTCTTTCTGCAGGCCGTGCCGGAGGAACTGGAGGCCGAACGTGGTCTTGCCGGTCCCCGCCGACCCGATGGTGACGACGAGGTGGCGTTCGGGAATACCCCCCTGTATCATGTCGTCGAGGCCCGCGATACCGAGTTCGGTACGCGGGATGTCAGACTCCAGAGCGTCGTCGTCGAAGTCGTCGTCGTCGCCACCGGCCCCGCCGCCAAAGGCACTGGCGAAGTCCTCCTCGAAGAGGTCCTCCTCGGCCGAACCGCCGATGTCGGGGGCAGCCTCGGTATCCGTGGCCGCCTCGCTACCGAACGGACTCTCTGCACCGCCGGTCGTGCCGAAGGACGCGTCCGCGTCGTCGGCCTGCCCCATCCCGAACGCATCGTCGTCGGTCGTTCCCATCTCGTCGGCGAAGGTGTCGTCGGGTGCGTCGCCGAACGGGTCGCTCTCGGCGTCGGCCGCCCCGTCGTCGCTGTCGGACTCCGCCGTCTCGCTGTTGCCGTCTTCCGCCGTCTCGCCGTCGGCGTCGTCCGCTGTCGCGTCGCTCTCGGCCTCGTCTTCGAGGGCACGCTCGAACCAGTCGTCCTCCTTGCTCATCGGCGAACCCCCGTTGTCGGCCGGGTGGACATACCGGACAACGTTGTTCCGGCGGGTTAAGCCTGTCTCCGATATCACACGAGCGAACGGCCGCCCCGTCGGTGTCCCGGGGTTTATCTGGGACCCACCCGAATCGGAGGTGAATGAACGTCGGTATCGTCGCACAGCGGGGGAACGACCGGGCCGCGTCGTTGGCGGCGGACGTGCGTACCGACCTCGAATCGAGCGGCGTGACCGTCGTCGTCGACGAAGCCACTGCCGAACACATCGACCGGGACTCGGACCGGGCGTCCGGCGTGCCCGTCGAGCGGATGGCCGACTGTGACCTCGTGGTCAGCATCGGCGGCGACGGAACCTTCCTCTACGCCGCCCGGGGCGCGGCGACCACGCCGATTATGGGTGTCAACCTCGGGGAAGTCGGGTTCCTGAACGCCGTCTCTCCGGAAGAAGCCATCGAGACGGTGCGGACCGAAGTCGAACGCGTCCGTGACCGCGGACAGGCGCGGACCCGCTCCGTCGCCCGGGTCGGTGCCAGCGGCGACGGCTGGGCGGTCCCGCCCGCCATCAACGAAATCGCGGTTCTCGGCCCCCAGCGCGGGCACGGTCACGGTGTCACGGCGACGGTGACCGTCAACGGGAACGAGTTCACCAGCGGCCGGGTCGACGGCGTGCTCGTCGCGACGCCGACGGGCAGTACTGCGTACAACCTCAGCGAGGGCGGCCCGCTCGTCCATCCGGGCGTCGACGCGCTCGTCGTCACGGAGATGGCTCCGCGGGACGGACTGCCGCCGCTCGTCGTCGACGGGGGAAGCGAGATAGAAATCACGCTGACGGACGCGTCGGAGGCAGTCGTGGCAAGCGACGGCCGGGTCGGGGAGGCAGTGACGCCGCCGACGACGCTGCGAGTCGGGCGGGCCGACGACCCGCTCAACATCGCGGGGCCGCCGCTCGATTTTTTCGCTGGCCTCGGGAAGTTGGACTGATTACTTTCGGGCGGTCATGTAGACCACCGGGCCAGCCACCAGCAGTGCGATGCCGAGGAACTTCCAGTGTGGCTCCGCGAGCAGGCTCTGGGGTGTCAGCAGGAATATCAGCCCGAAGCTGATGAACTGGATGGCGTACACCTTCCGGGATTTCAACGGCAGGGCAGCCAGAGACGAGAGGATGAGCACCGCCAGAAGTGCCTGCCCGACGTTGTACTGGAGCAGGAAGTTGTCGATGAGCTGGAGCACGACGAGCATTCCTATCCGAACGTCGCCGTGATGAAGTCTAAAAACTTCCGTTCCGCCCTCATCAGGCTCCGGGGC
This genomic window contains:
- a CDS encoding NAD(+)/NADH kinase, whose amino-acid sequence is MNVGIVAQRGNDRAASLAADVRTDLESSGVTVVVDEATAEHIDRDSDRASGVPVERMADCDLVVSIGGDGTFLYAARGAATTPIMGVNLGEVGFLNAVSPEEAIETVRTEVERVRDRGQARTRSVARVGASGDGWAVPPAINEIAVLGPQRGHGHGVTATVTVNGNEFTSGRVDGVLVATPTGSTAYNLSEGGPLVHPGVDALVVTEMAPRDGLPPLVVDGGSEIEITLTDASEAVVASDGRVGEAVTPPTTLRVGRADDPLNIAGPPLDFFAGLGKLD
- a CDS encoding KaiC domain-containing protein, coding for MSKEDDWFERALEDEAESDATADDADGETAEDGNSETAESDSDDGAADAESDPFGDAPDDTFADEMGTTDDDAFGMGQADDADASFGTTGGAESPFGSEAATDTEAAPDIGGSAEEDLFEEDFASAFGGGAGGDDDDFDDDALESDIPRTELGIAGLDDMIQGGIPERHLVVTIGSAGTGKTTFGLQFLRHGLQKDPPEKAVFITLEQSREAILDTADEFGWEFRRYEEDDHLAVVDLDPVEMANSLENIRGELPELIRDFGADRLVLDSVSLLEMMYDDQAKRRTEVYDFTRTLKKAGVTTMLTSEASEDHEFASRHGIIEYLTDAVIFLRYVRQETRETRMAVEIQKIRNANHSRETKPYEITDSGISVYQQANIF